A genomic stretch from bacterium includes:
- a CDS encoding HEAT repeat domain-containing protein, with translation MPRKFLLVPSGILALVIAGCGAVHDVRDIEYHKQKALLGDRDYLFELTESLGYLDDANLRLAVVDALDEIGDKGATMALVAAMRNDPDPTVRLAVPPVLARMGARNAIEPLAAMITDEDPAMRKAALAALQQFGDVPAQVYIPGLKSADGGIQTETVKALGMLRDPDLVPVFFNAFFDPVTQAGAKKQMIAELGHLGEDGVDCLYHIFLQTPDEAMRQTVRRELEASPSDRAARLLAEYDTGGGTFAWDLTWETPRGATVVTGEVIEVNVVARDNASLMLVTDRGRHVHCHFTGHTNELLYIKSEMASGRVRVSVGGSSSYIEEMTHVWADTIQIVP, from the coding sequence ATGCCGCGCAAGTTTCTCCTCGTTCCGTCCGGCATCCTGGCGCTCGTCATCGCCGGCTGCGGCGCCGTCCACGACGTCCGGGACATCGAGTACCACAAGCAGAAGGCGCTGTTGGGCGACCGGGATTACCTCTTCGAGCTGACCGAGTCGCTGGGCTACCTGGACGACGCGAACCTGCGCCTGGCGGTGGTGGACGCCCTGGACGAGATAGGGGACAAGGGGGCGACGATGGCCCTGGTGGCGGCCATGCGCAACGATCCCGACCCCACGGTGCGTCTGGCCGTTCCGCCGGTGCTGGCCCGGATGGGCGCCCGCAACGCCATCGAGCCGCTGGCGGCCATGATTACCGACGAAGACCCCGCCATGCGCAAGGCGGCCCTCGCGGCCCTCCAGCAGTTCGGCGACGTACCCGCCCAAGTCTACATTCCGGGGCTCAAGTCCGCCGACGGCGGCATCCAGACCGAGACGGTCAAGGCCCTGGGGATGCTGCGCGACCCCGACCTGGTGCCCGTCTTCTTCAACGCCTTCTTCGACCCCGTCACCCAGGCCGGGGCCAAAAAGCAGATGATAGCAGAGCTCGGCCACCTGGGCGAGGACGGGGTGGACTGCCTGTACCACATCTTCTTGCAGACGCCGGACGAGGCGATGCGGCAGACGGTCCGACGCGAGCTGGAGGCCAGCCCCTCGGACCGCGCGGCGCGGCTCCTGGCCGAGTACGACACCGGCGGGGGGACCTTCGCCTGGGACCTCACCTGGGAGACGCCCCGCGGCGCCACCGTCGTCACCGGCGAGGTGATCGAGGTCAACGTCGTCGCCCGCGACAACGCCAGCCTCATGCTCGTCACCGACCGCGGGCGCCACGTCCACTGCCACTTCACCGGCCACACCAACGAGCTTCTGTACATCAAGAGCGAGATGGCCTCGGGGCGGGTGCGGGTGTCCGTGGGCGGGTCCAGCTCCTACATCGAGGAGATGACCCACGTCTGGGCCGACACCATCCAGATCGTGCCGTGA
- the galT gene encoding galactose-1-phosphate uridylyltransferase produces MPELRRDPVIGRWVIISSERGKRPSDFAPVHEESGGPNCPFCEGNEGLTPPEIFTVNADGADGREPNTPGWQVRVVPNKFPALRIEGDLDRHGVGMYDMMNGVGAHEVIIENPRHERRLHQLPVKKVELVVGSYRQRIVDLTRDPRFRYILVFKNEGKAAGASLHHSHSQLIATPIVPKRVSEELEGAKIYYGWKERCVFCDIIIQEMEQAERVVCENEQFISLEPFAPRFPFETWILPKVHRPLFERDNDLGLLAEILSETLRRLAVTLDSPPYNYLIHNTPTNGRGTDLLAYHWHIEVMPKLTKVAGFEWGTGFYINPTKPEDAARYLREAVLEEITE; encoded by the coding sequence TTGCCCGAACTGCGGCGCGACCCGGTCATCGGCCGTTGGGTGATCATCTCCTCGGAGCGGGGCAAGCGCCCCTCCGACTTCGCCCCCGTCCACGAGGAGAGCGGCGGCCCGAACTGCCCCTTCTGCGAGGGCAACGAGGGCCTGACACCGCCCGAAATTTTTACCGTCAACGCCGACGGCGCGGACGGCCGGGAGCCCAACACGCCCGGCTGGCAGGTGCGCGTCGTGCCGAACAAGTTCCCGGCGCTGCGCATCGAGGGGGACCTGGACCGACACGGCGTGGGCATGTACGACATGATGAACGGCGTGGGGGCCCACGAGGTCATCATAGAGAACCCGCGCCACGAACGGCGGCTGCACCAGCTTCCGGTGAAGAAGGTCGAGCTGGTCGTCGGCAGCTACCGCCAGCGCATCGTGGACCTCACCCGCGACCCCCGCTTCCGCTACATCCTGGTGTTCAAGAACGAGGGGAAGGCGGCCGGGGCCTCCCTCCACCACTCCCACTCCCAGCTCATCGCCACCCCCATCGTCCCCAAGCGCGTCTCCGAGGAGCTCGAGGGGGCGAAAATTTATTACGGATGGAAGGAGCGCTGCGTCTTCTGCGACATCATCATCCAGGAGATGGAGCAGGCCGAGCGGGTGGTGTGCGAGAACGAGCAGTTCATCTCGCTGGAGCCCTTCGCCCCGCGCTTCCCCTTCGAGACCTGGATTCTGCCCAAGGTGCACCGGCCGCTCTTCGAGCGCGACAACGACCTGGGCCTCCTGGCGGAGATTTTGTCGGAGACCCTCCGGCGGCTGGCGGTCACGCTGGATTCCCCGCCGTACAACTACCTCATCCACAACACGCCCACCAACGGCCGCGGGACCGATCTGCTGGCCTACCACTGGCACATCGAGGTCATGCCCAAGCTGACCAAGGTGGCCGGTTTCGAGTGGGGGACCGGTTTTTACATCAACCCGACGAAGCCGGAGGACGCGGCGCGGTATCTGCGCGAGGCGGTGCTGGAGGAGATAACCGAGTAG
- a CDS encoding site-specific DNA-methyltransferase: MEARAKSYESLSVDERFREAEKARAENGKAEVSVLLKRGDARDLSWLSDGSCHLVVTSPPYWTLKRYNDTPGQLGHIADYEEFLDELDKVWRQVYRVLTPGGRLCCVVGDVCLARRKNGRHLVMPLHSDIAVRCRKIGFDNLNPIIWYKIANATTEVEGGGRFLGKPYEPNAIVKNDIEYILMQRKSGGYRRPTTEQRRLSMIERESFNEWFQQIWHLGGASTSAHPAPFPLVLADRLVRMFSFHGDTVLDPFMGTGTTVVAAVRAGRNAVGVEIDEEYFTQAQRLITSSADLLVDLNLSVYE, translated from the coding sequence ATGGAAGCCAGGGCGAAAAGCTACGAGTCCCTCTCGGTGGACGAGCGCTTCAGGGAAGCGGAGAAGGCCAGGGCTGAAAACGGGAAGGCCGAGGTTTCAGTTCTCTTGAAGCGTGGGGACGCGCGAGACTTGAGTTGGCTCTCCGACGGAAGCTGTCACCTGGTCGTCACCTCCCCGCCCTACTGGACCTTGAAGAGGTACAACGATACACCGGGTCAGTTGGGTCACATCGCGGATTACGAGGAGTTCCTGGACGAGCTGGACAAGGTATGGCGGCAGGTTTACCGCGTGCTGACCCCCGGCGGGCGTCTGTGCTGCGTGGTCGGCGACGTGTGCCTGGCGCGGAGAAAGAACGGACGGCATCTGGTAATGCCCCTGCACTCCGACATCGCCGTCAGGTGCCGAAAGATAGGCTTCGACAACCTGAACCCGATCATCTGGTACAAAATCGCCAACGCCACGACGGAGGTGGAAGGAGGAGGACGGTTCCTCGGCAAGCCCTACGAACCGAACGCCATCGTGAAAAACGACATCGAATACATCCTCATGCAGCGCAAATCGGGGGGGTATCGCAGGCCCACCACCGAACAGCGGCGGCTGAGCATGATCGAGCGGGAGAGCTTCAACGAGTGGTTCCAGCAGATATGGCATCTGGGCGGGGCTTCGACGAGCGCGCATCCCGCCCCTTTCCCGCTGGTCCTGGCGGATCGCCTGGTGAGGATGTTTTCGTTTCACGGCGACACGGTGCTCGATCCGTTCATGGGGACGGGGACGACGGTGGTTGCCGCGGTCAGGGCCGGCAGGAACGCCGTGGGTGTGGAAATAGACGAGGAGTACTTCACCCAGGCGCAGCGGTTGATTACAAGTTCCGCCGATCTGCTGGTGGATTTGAACCTCAGCGTATATGAATAG
- a CDS encoding DUF2085 domain-containing protein, with protein sequence MTTVGFLEEAARAVCHQLPGLTPTVGGAALLCWRCTGIYAGAALAALFVILRRGLGRGLPGGWRSAPLFVWAAPLVVDEILVTLGVWDPPGWWRLATGALGGAALMLVALGLLGGSWRRARARRSGEHLDTSEGIVGGAEALMLPPAVCVILTGCSFPGEAGLWVLEALGLLGVLTAFSLAVALLMSPWPPLTRGGWWWYGAGAVAVGLAVWAVLWILRG encoded by the coding sequence ATGACGACGGTAGGATTCCTGGAGGAGGCGGCGCGGGCCGTCTGCCACCAACTCCCCGGCCTGACGCCGACGGTGGGCGGCGCGGCGCTGTTGTGCTGGCGCTGCACGGGGATATACGCCGGCGCGGCCCTGGCGGCTCTCTTCGTCATACTGCGGCGCGGGCTGGGACGGGGGCTGCCTGGGGGATGGAGATCGGCGCCCCTATTCGTCTGGGCGGCGCCGTTGGTGGTGGACGAAATACTGGTCACACTGGGCGTCTGGGACCCGCCGGGGTGGTGGCGGCTGGCAACGGGGGCCCTGGGCGGCGCGGCGCTGATGCTCGTCGCTCTGGGCCTCCTGGGCGGGAGCTGGCGCCGGGCGAGGGCTCGGCGGTCCGGGGAGCATCTTGACACGTCGGAGGGCATTGTGGGCGGGGCGGAGGCGCTGATGCTGCCGCCGGCCGTCTGCGTCATTTTGACGGGATGCTCGTTTCCGGGCGAGGCGGGGCTGTGGGTGTTGGAGGCGTTGGGGCTTCTGGGGGTGCTGACGGCGTTCAGCCTGGCGGTGGCGCTTTTGATGTCGCCGTGGCCGCCGCTGACGAGGGGCGGATGGTGGTGGTACGGCGCGGGGGCGGTGGCCGTCGGCCTGGCGGTGTGGGCGGTTTTATGGATTTTACGCGGGTGA